The region aaatggttaaataatCATAGTAACAAACACAAAAATCCATCATACCACAATAATCAATTAATCAATTATGAAAACAGATACAAAAAAACACCTTCTTGATTATTTGATTGagaatataacttttaaaatggtTACAACAATTTTAAAATACTTATCGAAAcacccttttatatatataacaacactaAACTAAATCCAATGATAACCATGAAGCATCACCATTTCCTACTCGTATCTTTACCAATCCAAAGCCACATCAACCCCACTTTCCGACTAGCCACCAGACTCACACGCACCGGTGCTCAAGTCACTCTGGCCACCACCATCAGCGGCCTCAAAACCCTCCCTTCAATCTCCGGCATGTCTTACCACTTCTTCCCCGGCGGCGGTGCTGATGGAAAACTAACCTCCATACAAGAACTCAAATTCCTTGGGTCAATAAACCTCAAAGAACTCTTGCTAACAAAAGCTAAAGAGGGACAAAAGGTGGATTTATTAATCTATGGTCTTTCCCTTCCATGGGTGGCAGAGGTGGCGCGTGATCTCCACGTGCCGTCGGCATTATTCTTCTTCCAGTCGGCAGCTTCTTTTTCGGTGGTTTACCATTTCTTTAAAAGTGACGGTGGGGTAGGAAATTCCAATATTGACCTTACTGGTTCAATTAAAGTACCAGGATTGCCCTTGTTAAGATATAGTGAAATCCCTTCGTTTCTCATCCCCACCCATCGATATGCTTATGTTTTCCAAGAACATATAGACACCCTAGAAAAACAACCAAATTCGTTCATACTAATCAACAGTTTTGATGGCTTAGAAGAAGAATCGATTAAATCACTACCGGATCACATTAACATCTTCTCCGTTGGACCATTGAGTTCCGGCGAAACGGAGGAGCCGTTCGTCATTGATACTATTCAGGATTCCGATCGAGAAACATATCTTAGATGGCTAGACTCGAAACGGGAGAAATCAGTGGT is a window of Lactuca sativa cultivar Salinas chromosome 1, Lsat_Salinas_v11, whole genome shotgun sequence DNA encoding:
- the LOC111896905 gene encoding phloretin 4'-O-glucosyltransferase; protein product: MITMKHHHFLLVSLPIQSHINPTFRLATRLTRTGAQVTLATTISGLKTLPSISGMSYHFFPGGGADGKLTSIQELKFLGSINLKELLLTKAKEGQKVDLLIYGLSLPWVAEVARDLHVPSALFFFQSAASFSVVYHFFKSDGGVGNSNIDLTGSIKVPGLPLLRYSEIPSFLIPTHRYAYVFQEHIDTLEKQPNSFILINSFDGLEEESIKSLPDHINIFSVGPLSSGETEEPFVIDTIQDSDRETYLRWLDSKREKSVVYVSFGSLVKLQKNQKDEIFQGLIESGYPFLWVIRNQGEDDEESRRYTAEGGGLIVRWCSQVEVLNHVAVGCFVTHSGWNSTVESIVSGVPMVGYPQDADQKMNAKMVEEVWGNGVKAVADGEGVVGREEMKRCLTVVMGGGEITRNCEKLKSMAMEAMSEDGSSHRNLNRFFQTLKLVSE